The Sciurus carolinensis chromosome X, mSciCar1.2, whole genome shotgun sequence DNA segment ATTCCTCTGCCTCGTTCTGTGACTCAGGTACGGGTTGATGGCTCCCAGGATGCCCACCTGTATGAGACAGTCCCTGTGGTGGATGGTAGCCCCATACTCAGAGACCTGCTCTTCAGCCCCGACTACCGGCACATCTACCTCCTGAGTGAGAAGCAGGTGGGCCCGCggtggggggtggtggggggtggggcaggggtagGCTGGGTGCTGATGTGGCTGTCCTCAGGTGAGCCAGCTCCCAGTGGAGACTTGCGAGCAGTACCTGAGCTGTGCGGCCTGCCTGGGCTCAGGGGACCCACACTGTGGTTGGTGCGTGCTGCAGCACAGGTGAGGGCAGCAGGTGCAGGGGGGCGGGGTGGTGGCTTTGCTGGGGCTGTGCCCTGGCAGCACCCTAGCAgcttccctgccctccctccctccactttCTCCAGCTAATGAGTGCAACCTCCACCCTGAGTGACGTCCTTTGTGTCCCAGGGGATGAGACTGAGGCTTGCTGTTGCCTGGCACTGCAAGCTGGGCAGTCATCCTCCTGTTCCCCCAGTTTCTTACTATACTTCCACCAAGGCCCTCTTGGTGCAGTGGTGGGACCTCTGGCCTGTCCCCATGCAGGTGCTGCCGTGAAGGTGCTTGTCCCAGTGCCTCGGCCCCACATGGCTTTGCAGAGGAGCTGAGCAGGTGTGTACAGTTGCGGGTCAGGCCCAACAACGTGTCAGTGACATCACCTGGGGTGCAGGTGAGTGGCATGGGGGGTGCTTGGGCCCATGTGTGCTGAACTGGGGGGCTGCACCCTGCTCTGAGCCCTCTGCCTCTCCCAGCTGACCATAGCCATGCGCAACGTGCCAGACCTCAGTGCGGGTGTGAGCTGTGCCTTCGAGGAGGTGACAGAGAGTGAGGCTGTCCTGTTGCCCTCTGGCGAGCTGCACTGCTCCTCACCTTCCCTCCAGGAGCTCCAGGCTCTTACCAGGGGGCACGGTCAGTGGGCTGGGGCTGcttgggatggggtggggtggggtggagtggcTCGTTGCCCCTTGCTAGTTGATGGTGCCCCTGGGCTTGCTGCAGGGGCCACCCGCACTGTGCGGCTGCAGCTGCTCTCCAAGGAGACTGGTGTGAGGTTTGCTGGGACTGATTTTGTCTTCTACAACTGCAGTGTCCTCCAGTCGTGAGTACCTGGCCTAGTACCTGTCCCTGGGGACAGAAGGGGGCTCTGGGATAGGCCAGGTCTGCAGGGTGGCTTTTTCTGGGGGCCTCAGGGGTTATAGCTGTCAGGTCTTCTTGATCCCTGTCTGTCTGTTGCTTTGCTGCTTACTCGAGTTGTGGGCCTTTGGCACCTGgctgtgttctttctttatttcccatTGTGTCCTGTGGGAAGGCAGTGCAGGGTGGCATGGCCTTCTCTGCCATTTCTGAagccactccccacccccaggtgCATGTCCTGTGTTGGCAGCCCCTATCCCTGCCACTGGTGTAAGTACCGCCACGTGTGTACCAGCCACCCCCACGAGTGCTCCTTCCAGGAGGGCAGGGTCCACAGCCCCGAGGTGAGGCGGGTGCCATGTGTCTTGTGAGGGGCTGGGCTTCGCGGGCGGCCTCTGGCTCTTCTGCATTGGATGATCTCTTTAGTTTCTTTGGGCCTGGAGAAGGGTAGGGGCCCAGGGTGCCACTGGCAGGTGCTTTCCCCCCAGGGCTGCCCTGAGATCTTGCCTCGTGGAGACCTCCTGATCCCTGTGGGTGTCATGCAGCCTCTTACCCTGCGGGCTAAGAACCTGCCACAGCCCCAGTCGGGCCAGAAGAACTATGAGTGCGTGGTCCGGGTGCAGGGGCGGCAGCAGCGAGTGCCAGCCGTGCGCTTCAACAGCAGCAGCGTGCAGTGTCAGAATGCCTCGGTAAGGCCCTGCCAGGGCCTCCCCTCACAAGGGCAAGCTGAGGACGGGGTAATTCCTGTCCATGGCCAGCTTCCTGGTCTGGAAGCCTCAAGTGGCCCTGGCAGGGAAACTTCTGAGTTTGGGGAAGGGGATGTTTGGCAAAAGTTCGGGGGAGGGTCTGCTTATCTTACCTGGGGTCATGTGAGTTCGATTTCCCCAGTACTCTTACGACGGTGATGAGTATGGTGACACTGAGCTGGACTTCTCCGTGGTCTGGGATGGAGATTTCCCCATCGACAAACCTCCCAGCTTCCGAGGTGAGGGGTGACATGGGACTGAAGAGCCTGCCTGCATCCAGAGCATGGTTGGCACTGCCAGGGGCAGGTCTGTGGGCCTTAGTGCTCCTTGCATCTCTGCCACTGCCACTCTGTCAGCAGTGCCCCCTGTGTCCACAGCCCTCCTGTACAAGTGCTGGGCCCAGCGGCCCAACTGCGGCCTCTGCCTCAAGGCTGACCCTCGCTTCAACTGTGGCTGGTGCATCTCAGAGAACAGGTGCCAGCTGCGGGCCCATTGCCCGGCCCCCAAGACCAACTGGATGCACCCAAGCCAGAAGGGCACCCGGTGTACCCACCCACGCATCACCCAGGTCAGCGTCCTCCATCAGTTGTATGCCTCCTGCTGGGCACCTGTGAGTCTGCTGACCCTCACCTCCTATCCCACACTGCAGATCCACCCGCTCATGGGGCCCAAGGAGGGAGGCACCCGGGTCACCATCGTGGGCGAGAATCTGGGTCTTGCCTCCAGAGAGGTGGGCCTGCGAGTGGCTGGCGTACGTTGCAACTCCATCCCCACCGAGTACGTCAGTGCTGAGAGGTGAGTGTGGCAATGAGGGTGCCCTGCCCCATCTGCCATGGTTGGCCCTGACCTTCCCTGATCTCTAGGATCGTTTGTGAGATGGAGGAGTCACTGGTGCCCAGCCCACAGCCAGGGCCTGCTGAGCTCTGTGTAGGCGACTGTTCTGCTGACTTCCGTACACAGTCTGAGCAGCTCTACAGTTTTGTGGTGTGTGGCCCACcgcccccttccccttcccagcTCTTTCCCTTCACCATGCAAGGGGGATGCGGAACAGCCCCTGCACCAGGctggctcctccctcctctcaaGGCTGCTTCTTCCCCAGACCCCGACATTTGACCGTGTAAGTCCCACTCGGGGCCCAGCTTCAGGGGGCACACGGCTCACCATCTCTGGCAGCTCTCTGGATGCTGGCAGCAGGGTCACAGTGACCGTGAGAGATGGCGAGTGCCAGTTTGTGAGGTGGGCTGAGCATTGGCGGGGGACTGTGGGGGCAGGTTATCTGAAAATCCCCAGTCACCTGTTTCAAGCACGCTGCTTGCTTGCTTGTCCCTGTAGAAGAGATGCAGAGGCCATCGTGTGTATCTCGCCTGTCTCCACCCTGGGCCCCAGCCAGGCCCCAATCACCCTTGCCATTGACCGTGCCAACATATCCAGTCCTGGAGTCATCTATACCTACACTCAGGACCCCACCGTCACTCGTCTTGAGCCTACCTGGAGCATTATTAAGTGAGACTCTGGGGAGGAGGGGGTTAGAGACTGGGTTGGGtccctgagctgcttccctagGGCCTCACCTGGTAAGTGGGGCCTTGGCCATCAAGTGATGTCTCCTTTTGAGCCTGAGCCTCCCCCTGTGAAGGGGGCAGAGTTGTACTGATGACACAGTACCTGGCGCCTACTGAGTGATGCAGGGTCAGGAAGGCCCTGGGCTGTCATGGCAGCCTTGATAACTctccagggctgggtggggaggaACCTGAGGTCCCTTACCCCTGTCCCAGTGGAAGCACTGCCATCACTGTGAGTGGGACTCACCTGTTGACCGTCCAGGAGCCTCGGGTCCGGGCCAAGTACCGTGGCATTGAGACTACCAATGTGAGTACCAGCTGCCTttgccctgccctgcctctgctgctCCTGGCTTCATGCACTGGGCTGCCCACCTGTGTTCCTACAGACGTGCCAGGTGATCAATGACACTGCCATGCTGTGTAAGGCCCCTGGCATCTTCCTTGGGCAACCCCAGCCACGAGCCCAAGGCGAGCACCCTGATGAGTTTGGCTTCCTGCTGGACCATGTACAGACAGCCCGCTCCCTCAACCGCTCCTCCTTCACCTACTACCCCGACCCCAGCTTTGAGCCACTTGGGCCCTCTGGCGTCCTGGATGTCAAACCCGGCTCCCACGTTGTCCTGAAGGTGCTGGTGGggcagggagaggtggggagaaaaaggaagaggtaGGGATCCCGAGAGCCCTAGGCTGACTGTGCTGTGTGCTCCACCCCCAGGGCAAGAACCTGATTCCGGCAGCAGCCGGCAGCTCCCGCCTCAACTACACAGTGCTTATCGGAGGCCAGCCTTGTGCACTCACTGTCTCAGACACACAACTCCTGTGTGACTCGCCCAGCCAGACAGGCCGGCAGCCTGTCATGGTGGGTGGGAGATGGGGAGGCCACAGGGGAGGCCGGATTGGGGGTGGTGGGTTGGCTCACCCTGGACCTGTCCCCACAGGTGCTGGTAGGTGGCCTGGAGTTTTGGCTGGGTACCCTACACATCACAGCTGAGCGGGCACTGACCCTGCCAGCCATGGTGGGGCTGGCAGTGGGGGGTGGGCTCCTGCTTCTGGCCATCACTGCTGTGCTGGTCGCCTACAAGCGCAAGACTCAGGATGCAGACCGCACACTTAAGCGGctccagctgcagatggacaACCTGGAGTCCCGTGTGGCCTTGGAATGCAAGGAAGGTGCTTGAGGCAGAGGGTGTGATGCAGGCTGTGGGAGCTGGGCCTGCCTTCACCTACTCAGATCACTCTTTGGCCCACCTTTCTCCAGCTTTTGCAGAGCTGCAGACAGACATCAACGAGCTAACAAACCACATGGATGGGGTGCAGATCCCTTTCCTGGACTATCGGACCTATGCTGTGCGCGTGCTCTTCCCAGGCATTGAGGCCCACCCAGTGCTTAAGGAGTTGGATGTGAGCCATTCCTAGCCTATCCACGCCTTATTTCCCCCAGGGCCATGCCTACTCTCTGAGACTCCCTGTTCCCCACAGACCCCCCCAAATGTCGAGAAGGCTCTGCGCCTCTTTGGGCAGCTGCTGCACAACCGCGCCTTCGTGCTCACCTTCATCCACACGCTGGAGGCCCAGAGCAGCTTTTCCATGCGTGACCGTGGCACTGTGGCTTCACTCACCATGGTGGCCCTGCAGAGCCGGCTCGACTATGCCACTGGGCTGCTCAAGCAACTGCTGGCGGACCTCATAGAGAAAAACCTTGAGAGCAAGAACCACCCAAAGCTGCTGCTGCGCAGGTCTGTACTGTCCTGCCTAGTCCCAGCCCCCATCTCGCCTCTGGCTGGCCCCATTCATGTCTAGGTTACACACTTGGCCCTGCTCCCTGCCAGGGCCCTACCCTGAGCACTCTTCTCCTGCCCTAGGACAGAGTCAGTGGCTGAGAAGATGCTTACCAACTGGTTCACATTTCTGCTGCATAAGTTTCTGAAGGTGTGCTCGGTGGGCTGGGCAGCAGGGGAGGTACTGTTGGGGACACCTGGCTTTTAGTCAGGCAGCAAGCAGTGCACCTGACTCCAACTGCAGGAGTGTGCTGGGGAGCCACTCTTCTTGCTCTACTGTGCCATCAAGCAGCAGATGGAGAAGGGTCCCATCGATGCCATAACAGGTGAGGCACGCTACTCTTTGAGTGAGGACAAGCTCATCCGACAGCAGATTGACTACAAGACACTGGTGAGGAGCTGAGGGACAGGGGGGCAGCAGATGTGGGGATGGGGAGAGGCCTCGCTCAGACTGATGCTCCTCTGGTCCCCTTTACACTTAGACCCTGCACTGTGTGTGCCCGGAGAGTGAGGGTAGCACCCAGGTCCCAGTGAAGGTTCTCAACTGTGACAGCATAACCCAGGCCAAAGACAAACTGCTGGACACTGTGTTCAAGGGCATCCCCTACTCCCAGCGCCCGAAGGCTGAGGACATGGATCTGGGTGAGGCTTGGTCCTTCTCCTCCTGGCTCCCACCTACACATGCCAAGGGGGCTGTCATACTCCCCATTGGAGTTCAGTTCCCTGAAAGAAGTAGGCCCAGAGTCTCGGGGGAATGCTCTTAAGGGCTAACTGTGGCCCACAGAATGGCGTCAGGGCCGCATGGCCCGCATCATCCTTCAGGATGAGGACGTTACTACCAAAATCgagtgtgactggaagagggTCAACTCCCTGGCCCACTACCAGGTGAGAGACTGGGAGCCTGTTCACCCC contains these protein-coding regions:
- the Plxna3 gene encoding plexin-A3 isoform X1 — encoded protein: MFLPIWKSPGTVTGPSLAQLLAMPTVCLLLLFFLTVGEGLGSSRPFRAFVVTDTTLTHLAVHRVTGEVFVGAVNRVFKLAPNLTELRAHVTGPVEDNARCYPPPSMRVCAHRLVPVDNVNKLLLIDYAARRLVACGSIWQGICQFLRLDDLFKLGEPHHRKEHYLSGAQEPDSMAGVIVEQGQGPSKLFVGTAVDGKSEYFPTLSSRKLIGDEDSADMFSLVYQDEFVSSQIKIPSDTLSLYPAFDIYYIYGFVSTSFVYFLTLQLDTQQTLLDTAGEKFFTSKIVRMCAGDSEFYSYVEFPIGCSWRGVEYRLVQSAHLAKPGLLLAQALGVPADEDVLFTIFSQGQKNRASPPRQTILCLFTLSNINAHIRRRIQSCYRGEGTLALPWLLNKELPCINTPMQINGNFCGLVLNQPLGGLNVIEGLPLLADSTDGMASVAAYTYHQHSVVFIGTRSGSLKKVRVDGSQDAHLYETVPVVDGSPILRDLLFSPDYRHIYLLSEKQVSQLPVETCEQYLSCAACLGSGDPHCGWCVLQHRCCREGACPSASAPHGFAEELSRCVQLRVRPNNVSVTSPGVQLTIAMRNVPDLSAGVSCAFEEVTESEAVLLPSGELHCSSPSLQELQALTRGHGATRTVRLQLLSKETGVRFAGTDFVFYNCSVLQSCMSCVGSPYPCHWCKYRHVCTSHPHECSFQEGRVHSPEGCPEILPRGDLLIPVGVMQPLTLRAKNLPQPQSGQKNYECVVRVQGRQQRVPAVRFNSSSVQCQNASYSYDGDEYGDTELDFSVVWDGDFPIDKPPSFRALLYKCWAQRPNCGLCLKADPRFNCGWCISENRCQLRAHCPAPKTNWMHPSQKGTRCTHPRITQIHPLMGPKEGGTRVTIVGENLGLASREVGLRVAGVRCNSIPTEYVSAERIVCEMEESLVPSPQPGPAELCVGDCSADFRTQSEQLYSFVTPTFDRVSPTRGPASGGTRLTISGSSLDAGSRVTVTVRDGECQFVRRDAEAIVCISPVSTLGPSQAPITLAIDRANISSPGVIYTYTQDPTVTRLEPTWSIINGSTAITVSGTHLLTVQEPRVRAKYRGIETTNTCQVINDTAMLCKAPGIFLGQPQPRAQGEHPDEFGFLLDHVQTARSLNRSSFTYYPDPSFEPLGPSGVLDVKPGSHVVLKGKNLIPAAAGSSRLNYTVLIGGQPCALTVSDTQLLCDSPSQTGRQPVMVLVGGLEFWLGTLHITAERALTLPAMVGLAVGGGLLLLAITAVLVAYKRKTQDADRTLKRLQLQMDNLESRVALECKEAFAELQTDINELTNHMDGVQIPFLDYRTYAVRVLFPGIEAHPVLKELDTPPNVEKALRLFGQLLHNRAFVLTFIHTLEAQSSFSMRDRGTVASLTMVALQSRLDYATGLLKQLLADLIEKNLESKNHPKLLLRRTESVAEKMLTNWFTFLLHKFLKECAGEPLFLLYCAIKQQMEKGPIDAITGEARYSLSEDKLIRQQIDYKTLTLHCVCPESEGSTQVPVKVLNCDSITQAKDKLLDTVFKGIPYSQRPKAEDMDLEWRQGRMARIILQDEDVTTKIECDWKRVNSLAHYQVTDGSLVALVPKQVSAYNMANSFTFTRSLSRYESLLRTASSPDSLRSRAPMITPDQETGTKLWHLVKNHDHADHREGDRGSKMVSEIYLTRLLATKGTLQKFVDDLFETVFSTAHRGSALPLAIKYMFDFLDEQADQRQISDPDVRHTWKSNCLPLRFWVNVIKNPQFVFDIHKNSITDACLSVVAQTFMDSCSTSEHRLGKDSPSNKLLYAKDIPNYKSWVERYYRDIAKMSSISDQDMDAYLVEQSRLHASDFNVLSALSELYFYVTKYRQEILAALDRDASCRKHKLRQKLEQIISLVSSNS
- the Plxna3 gene encoding plexin-A3 isoform X2 is translated as MFLPIWKSPGTVTGPSLAQLLAMPTVCLLLLFFLTVGEGLGSSRPFRAFVVTDTTLTHLAVHRVTGEVFVGAVNRVFKLAPNLTELRAHVTGPVEDNARCYPPPSMRVCAHRLVPVDNVNKLLLIDYAARRLVACGSIWQGICQFLRLDDLFKLGEPHHRKEHYLSGAQEPDSMAGVIVEQGQGPSKLFVGTAVDGKSEYFPTLSSRKLIGDEDSADMFSLVYQDEFVSSQIKIPSDTLSLYPAFDIYYIYGFVSTSFVYFLTLQLDTQQTLLDTAGEKFFTSKIVRMCAGDSEFYSYVEFPIGCSWRGVEYRLVQSAHLAKPGLLLAQALGVPADEDVLFTIFSQGQKNRASPPRQTILCLFTLSNINAHIRRRIQSCYRGEGTLALPWLLNKELPCINTPMQINGNFCGLVLNQPLGGLNVIEGLPLLADSTDGMASVAAYTYHQHSVVFIGTRSGSLKKVRVDGSQDAHLYETVPVVDGSPILRDLLFSPDYRHIYLLSEKQVSQLPVETCEQYLSCAACLGSGDPHCGWCVLQHRCCREGACPSASAPHGFAEELSRCVQLRVRPNNVSVTSPGVQLTIAMRNVPDLSAGVSCAFEEVTESEAVLLPSGELHCSSPSLQELQALTRGHGATRTVRLQLLSKETGVRFAGTDFVFYNCSVLQSCMSCVGSPYPCHWCKYRHVCTSHPHECSFQEGRVHSPEPLTLRAKNLPQPQSGQKNYECVVRVQGRQQRVPAVRFNSSSVQCQNASYSYDGDEYGDTELDFSVVWDGDFPIDKPPSFRALLYKCWAQRPNCGLCLKADPRFNCGWCISENRCQLRAHCPAPKTNWMHPSQKGTRCTHPRITQIHPLMGPKEGGTRVTIVGENLGLASREVGLRVAGVRCNSIPTEYVSAERIVCEMEESLVPSPQPGPAELCVGDCSADFRTQSEQLYSFVTPTFDRVSPTRGPASGGTRLTISGSSLDAGSRVTVTVRDGECQFVRRDAEAIVCISPVSTLGPSQAPITLAIDRANISSPGVIYTYTQDPTVTRLEPTWSIINGSTAITVSGTHLLTVQEPRVRAKYRGIETTNTCQVINDTAMLCKAPGIFLGQPQPRAQGEHPDEFGFLLDHVQTARSLNRSSFTYYPDPSFEPLGPSGVLDVKPGSHVVLKGKNLIPAAAGSSRLNYTVLIGGQPCALTVSDTQLLCDSPSQTGRQPVMVLVGGLEFWLGTLHITAERALTLPAMVGLAVGGGLLLLAITAVLVAYKRKTQDADRTLKRLQLQMDNLESRVALECKEAFAELQTDINELTNHMDGVQIPFLDYRTYAVRVLFPGIEAHPVLKELDTPPNVEKALRLFGQLLHNRAFVLTFIHTLEAQSSFSMRDRGTVASLTMVALQSRLDYATGLLKQLLADLIEKNLESKNHPKLLLRRTESVAEKMLTNWFTFLLHKFLKECAGEPLFLLYCAIKQQMEKGPIDAITGEARYSLSEDKLIRQQIDYKTLTLHCVCPESEGSTQVPVKVLNCDSITQAKDKLLDTVFKGIPYSQRPKAEDMDLEWRQGRMARIILQDEDVTTKIECDWKRVNSLAHYQVTDGSLVALVPKQVSAYNMANSFTFTRSLSRYESLLRTASSPDSLRSRAPMITPDQETGTKLWHLVKNHDHADHREGDRGSKMVSEIYLTRLLATKGTLQKFVDDLFETVFSTAHRGSALPLAIKYMFDFLDEQADQRQISDPDVRHTWKSNCLPLRFWVNVIKNPQFVFDIHKNSITDACLSVVAQTFMDSCSTSEHRLGKDSPSNKLLYAKDIPNYKSWVERYYRDIAKMSSISDQDMDAYLVEQSRLHASDFNVLSALSELYFYVTKYRQEILAALDRDASCRKHKLRQKLEQIISLVSSNS
- the Plxna3 gene encoding plexin-A3 isoform X4, producing MFLPIWKSPGTVTGPSLAQLLAMPTVCLLLLFFLTVGEGLGSSRPFRAFVVTDTTLTHLAVHRVTGEVFVGAVNRVFKLAPNLTELRAHVTGPVEDNARCYPPPSMRVCAHRLVPVDNVNKLLLIDYAARRLVACGSIWQGICQFLRLDDLFKLGEPHHRKEHYLSGAQEPDSMAGVIVEQGQGPSKLFVGTAVDGKSEYFPTLSSRKLIGDEDSADMFSLVYQDEFVSSQIKIPSDTLSLYPAFDIYYIYGFVSTSFVYFLTLQLDTQQTLLDTAGEKFFTSKIVRMCAGDSEFYSYVEFPIGCSWRGVEYRLVQSAHLAKPGLLLAQALGVPADEDVLFTIFSQGQKNRASPPRQTILCLFTLSNINAHIRRRIQSCYRGEGTLALPWLLNKELPCINTPMQINGNFCGLVLNQPLGGLNVIEGLPLLADSTDGMASVAAYTYHQHSVVFIGTRSGSLKKVRVDGSQDAHLYETVPVVDGSPILRDLLFSPDYRHIYLLSEKQVSQLPVETCEQYLSCAACLGSGDPHCGWCVLQHRCCREGACPSASAPHGFAEELSRCVQLRVRPNNVSVTSPGVQLTIAMRNVPDLSAGVSCAFEEVTESEAVLLPSGELHCSSPSLQELQALTRGHGATRTVRLQLLSKETGVRFAGTDFVFYNCSVLQSCMSCVGSPYPCHWCKYRHVCTSHPHECSFQEGRVHSPEGCPEILPRGDLLIPVGVMQPLTLRAKNLPQPQSGQKNYECVVRVQGRQQRVPAVRFNSSSVQCQNASYSYDGDEYGDTELDFSVVWDGDFPIDKPPSFRALLYKCWAQRPNCGLCLKADPRFNCGWCISENRCQLRAHCPAPKTNWMHPSQKGTRCTHPRITQIHPLMGPKEGGTRVTIVGENLGLASREVGLRVAGVRCNSIPTEYVSAERIVCEMEESLVPSPQPGPAELCVGDCSADFRTQSEQLYSFVTPTFDRVSPTRGPASGGTRLTISGSSLDAGSRVTVTVRDGECQFVRRDAEAIVCISPVSTLGPSQAPITLAIDRANISSPGVIYTYTQDPTVTRLEPTWSIINGSTAITVSGTHLLTVQEPRVRAKYRGIETTNTCQVINDTAMLCKAPGIFLGQPQPRAQGEHPDEFGFLLDHVQTARSLNRSSFTYYPDPSFEPLGPSGVLDVKPGSHVVLKGKNLIPAAAGSSRLNYTVLIGGQPCALTVSDTQLLCDSPSQTGRQPVMVLVGGLEFWLGTLHITAERALTLPAMVGLAVGGGLLLLAITAVLVAYKRKTQDADRTLKRLQLQMDNLESRVALECKEAFAELQTDINELTNHMDGVQIPFLDYRTYAVRVLFPGIEAHPVLKELDTPPNVEKALRLFGQLLHNRAFVLTFIHTLEAQSSFSMRDRGTVASLTMVALQSRLDYATGLLKQLLADLIEKNLESKNHPKLLLRRTESVAEKMLTNWFTFLLHKFLKECAGEPLFLLYCAIKQQMEKGPIDAITGEARYSLSEDKLIRQQIDYKTLTLHCVCPESEGSTQVPVKVLNCDSITQAKDKLLDTVFKGIPYSQRPKAEDMDLEWRQGRMARIILQDEDVTTKIECDWKRVNSLAHYQETGTKLWHLVKNHDHADHREGDRGSKMVSEIYLTRLLATKGTLQKFVDDLFETVFSTAHRGSALPLAIKYMFDFLDEQADQRQISDPDVRHTWKSNCLPLRFWVNVIKNPQFVFDIHKNSITDACLSVVAQTFMDSCSTSEHRLGKDSPSNKLLYAKDIPNYKSWVERYYRDIAKMSSISDQDMDAYLVEQSRLHASDFNVLSALSELYFYVTKYRQEILAALDRDASCRKHKLRQKLEQIISLVSSNS
- the Plxna3 gene encoding plexin-A3 isoform X5, with translation MFLPIWKSPGTVTGPSLAQLLAMPTVCLLLLFFLTVGEGLGSSRPFRAFVVTDTTLTHLAVHRVTGEVFVGAVNRVFKLAPNLTELRAHVTGPVEDNARCYPPPSMRVCAHRLVPVDNVNKLLLIDYAARRLVACGSIWQGICQFLRLDDLFKLGEPHHRKEHYLSGAQEPDSMAGVIVEQGQGPSKLFVGTAVDGKSEYFPTLSSRKLIGDEDSADMFSLVYQDEFVSSQIKIPSDTLSLYPAFDIYYIYGFVSTSFVYFLTLQLDTQQTLLDTAGEKFFTSKIVRMCAGDSEFYSYVEFPIGCSWRGVEYRLVQSAHLAKPGLLLAQALGVPADEDVLFTIFSQGQKNRASPPRQTILCLFTLSNINAHIRRRIQSCYRGEGTLALPWLLNKELPCINTPMQINGNFCGLVLNQPLGGLNVIEGLPLLADSTDGMASVAAYTYHQHSVVFIGTRSGSLKKVRVDGSQDAHLYETVPVVDGSPILRDLLFSPDYRHIYLLSEKQVSQLPVETCEQYLSCAACLGSGDPHCGWCVLQHRCCREGACPSASAPHGFAEELSRCVQLRVRPNNVSVTSPGVQLTIAMRNVPDLSAGVSCAFEEVTESEAVLLPSGELHCSSPSLQELQALTRGHGATRTVRLQLLSKETGVRFAGTDFVFYNCSVLQSCMSCVGSPYPCHWCKYRHVCTSHPHECSFQEGRVHSPEGCPEILPRGDLLIPVGVMQPLTLRAKNLPQPQSGQKNYECVVRVQGRQQRVPAVRFNSSSVQCQNASYSYDGDEYGDTELDFSVVWDGDFPIDKPPSFRALLYKCWAQRPNCGLCLKADPRFNCGWCISENRCQLRAHCPAPKTNWMHPSQKGTRCTHPRITQIHPLMGPKEGGTRVTIVGENLGLASREVGLRVAGVRCNSIPTEYVSAERIVCEMEESLVPSPQPGPAELCVGDCSADFRTQSEQLYSFVTPTFDRVSPTRGPASGGTRLTISGSSLDAGSRVTVTVRDGECQFVRRDAEAIVCISPVSTLGPSQAPITLAIDRANISSPGVIYTYTQDPTVTRLEPTWSIINGSTAITVSGTHLLTVQEPRVRAKYRGIETTNTCQVINDTAMLCKAPGIFLGQPQPRAQGEHPDEFGFLLDHVQTARSLNRSSFTYYPDPSFEPLGPSGVLDVKPGSHVVLKGKNLIPAAAGSSRLNYTVLIGGQPCALTVSDTQLLCDSPSQTGRQPVMVLVGGLEFWLGTLHITAERALTLPAMVGLAVGGGLLLLAITAVLVAYKRKTQDADRTLKRLQLQMDNLESRVALECKEAFAELQTDINELTNHMDGVQIPFLDYRTYAVRVLFPGIEAHPVLKELDTPPNVEKALRLFGQLLHNRAFVLTFIHTLEAQSSFSMRDRGTVASLTMVALQSRLDYATGLLKQLLADLIEKNLESKNHPKLLLRRTESVAEKMLTNWFTFLLHKFLKECAGEPLFLLYCAIKQQMEKGPIDAITGEARYSLSEDKLIRQQIDYKTLTLHCVCPESEGSTQVPVKVLNCDSITQAKDKLLDTVFKGIPYSQRPKAEDMDLEWRQGRMARIILQDEDVTTKIECDWKRVNSLAHYQVTDGSLVALVPKQVSAYNMANSFTFTRSLSRYESLLRTASSPDSLRSRAPMITPDQETGTKLWHLVKNHDHADHREGDRGSKMVSEIYLTRLLATKGTLQKFVDDLFETVFSTAHRGSALPLAIKYMFDFLDEQADQRQISDPDVRHTWKSNCLPLRFWVNVIKNPQFVFDIHKNSITDACLSVVAQTFMDSCSTSEHRLGTTETLQRCLPSVTKTWTPTWWSSPASMPVTLMS
- the Plxna3 gene encoding plexin-A3 isoform X6; translated protein: MFLPIWKSPGTVTGPSLAQLLAMPTVCLLLLFFLTVGEGLGSSRPFRAFVVTDTTLTHLAVHRVTGEVFVGAVNRVFKLAPNLTELRAHVTGPVEDNARCYPPPSMRVCAHRLVPVDNVNKLLLIDYAARRLVACGSIWQGICQFLRLDDLFKLGEPHHRKEHYLSGAQEPDSMAGVIVEQGQGPSKLFVGTAVDGKSEYFPTLSSRKLIGDEDSADMFSLVYQDEFVSSQIKIPSDTLSLYPAFDIYYIYGFVSTSFVYFLTLQLDTQQTLLDTAGEKFFTSKIVRMCAGDSEFYSYVEFPIGCSWRGVEYRLVQSAHLAKPGLLLAQALGVPADEDVLFTIFSQGQKNRASPPRQTILCLFTLSNINAHIRRRIQSCYRGEGTLALPWLLNKELPCINTPMQINGNFCGLVLNQPLGGLNVIEGLPLLADSTDGMASVAAYTYHQHSVVFIGTRSGSLKKVRVDGSQDAHLYETVPVVDGSPILRDLLFSPDYRHIYLLSEKQVSQLPVETCEQYLSCAACLGSGDPHCGWCVLQHRCCREGACPSASAPHGFAEELSRCVQLRVRPNNVSVTSPGVQLTIAMRNVPDLSAGVSCAFEEVTESEAVLLPSGELHCSSPSLQELQALTRGHGATRTVRLQLLSKETGVRFAGTDFVFYNCSVLQSCMSCVGSPYPCHWCKYRHVCTSHPHECSFQEGRVHSPEGCPEILPRGDLLIPVGVMQPLTLRAKNLPQPQSGQKNYECVVRVQGRQQRVPAVRFNSSSVQCQNASYSYDGDEYGDTELDFSVVWDGDFPIDKPPSFRALLYKCWAQRPNCGLCLKADPRFNCGWCISENRCQLRAHCPAPKTNWMHPSQKGTRCTHPRITQIHPLMGPKEGGTRVTIVGENLGLASREVGLRVAGVRCNSIPTEYVSAERIVCEMEESLVPSPQPGPAELCVGDCSADFRTQSEQLYSFVTPTFDRVSPTRGPASGGTRLTISGSSLDAGSRVTVTVRDGECQFVRRDAEAIVCISPVSTLGPSQAPITLAIDRANISSPGVIYTYTQDPTVTRLEPTWSIINGSTAITVSGTHLLTVQEPRVRAKYRGIETTNTCQVINDTAMLCKAPGIFLGQPQPRAQGEHPDEFGFLLDHVQTARSLNRSSFTYYPDPSFEPLGPSGVLDVKPGSHVVLKGKNLIPAAAGSSRLNYTVLIGGQPCALTVSDTQLLCDSPSQTGRQPVMVLVGGLEFWLGTLHITAERALTLPAMVGLAVGGGLLLLAITAVLVAYKRKTQDADRTLKRLQLQMDNLESRVALECKEAFAELQTDINELTNHMDGVQIPFLDYRTYAVRVLFPGIEAHPVLKELDTPPNVEKALRLFGQLLHNRAFVLTFIHTLEAQSSFSMRDRGTVASLTMVALQSRLDYATGLLKQLLADLIEKNLESKNHPKLLLRRTESVAEKMLTNWFTFLLHKFLKECAGEPLFLLYCAIKQQMEKGPIDAITGEARYSLSEDKLIRQQIDYKTLTLHCVCPESEGSTQVPVKVLNCDSITQAKDKLLDTVFKGIPYSQRPKAEDMDLEWRQGRMARIILQDEDVTTKIECDWKRVNSLAHYQVTDGSLVALVPKQVSAYNMANSFTFTRSLSRYELAPHC